A single window of Xiphophorus hellerii strain 12219 chromosome 12, Xiphophorus_hellerii-4.1, whole genome shotgun sequence DNA harbors:
- the rgs7bpa gene encoding regulator of G-protein signaling 7-binding protein A, whose translation MSSASNGRKNRPRSTGNIFQIGKPPNRDPQRRESTESTRKAQRAVADCRMIVQEFNTLVALYRELVISIGEITVDCPTLRADMLKTRTKGCEMARAAHQSLSLISGPEDGEIHPEICRLFIQLQCCLEMYITEMLKSVCLLGSLQLHRKGKDSCCPPGIDTKTEDSDIPILEDTSSSPTDCSQLCWLVATDIENIEKDMRDMKNLLSKLRETMPLPLKNQDDSSLLNLTPYPLVRQRKRRFFGLCCLVTS comes from the exons ATGAGTTCTGCATCGAATGGGCGCAAAAACCGCCCCAGATCCACCGGGAACATCTTCCAGATCGGCAAGCCTCCGAACCGAGACCCGCAGCGGAGGGAGAGCACCGAGAGTACCCGCAAAGCCCAGCGCGCCGTGGCCGACTGCAGAATG ATCGTCCAAGAATTCAACACACTTGTGGCTTTGTACCGTGAGCTGGTCATCTCCATCGGTGAAATCACTGTTGACTGTCCTACTTTGCGGGCCGACATGCTGAAGACCCGAACCAAAGGCTGCGAAATGGCAAGGGCGGCACACCAGAGTCTCTCATTGATTTCAGG GCCAGAGGACGGGGAAATCCACCCTGAGATCTGCAGGCTTTTCATCCAGCTGCAGTGCTGTCTGGAGATGTACATCACAGAGATGCTGAAATCTGTCTGCCTGCTGGGATCCCTGCAGCTCCACAGAAAAG GTAAAGATTCATGTTGTCCTCCTGGAATCGACACTAAGACTGAAGACTCTGACATCCCCATCCTGGAGGATACCTCTTCTTCACCCACTGATTGTTCTCAGCTCTGCTGGCTGGTGGCCACTGATAtagaaaacattgaaaa ggACATGAGAGATATGAAGAACCTTCTAAGTAAACTCAGGGAGACAATGCCTTTACCACTGAAGAACCAAG ATGACAGCAGCCTGCTGAACCTGACTCCCTACCCTCTTGTCCGACAGAGGAAAAGGCGTTTCTTTGGGCTCTGTTGTCTGGTAACCAGCTAA